TGAATGTTTTTAGATCTGTTTATGGTTTTCCTTGATCTGGGTATGAACTGGggtttgaaaatgttttgagTTTATGTAATGTGTTGTGATAATCAATGAATAAAAGGAGAGTTTGAGGATGGATTTCTAGATGATagatatatttctataattgcAGACAGCTTAAGGTGCTTGATCTGATTGAATCCGAGGTTTCAGATGATGAGACGGATTGGATTTCTTGTTTTCCCGAGGGTGAATCAAATCTCGAGTCCTTGATATTTGATTGTGTGGAATGCCATATAAATTTCGAGGCATTGGACAGGCTGGTGGCTAGGTCTCCTTCACTTAAGAAGCTTAAATTAAATCGATATGTTTCAATTGGGCAGTTATATCGCCTGATGGTTCGAGCACCACAGCTCACACACCTTGGGACAGGGTCCTTTAGCCCATCGGATATTGCAGGACAAGGTGATCAGGAACCAGATTATGTAGCCGCTTTTGCTGCCTGCAGATCCTTAGTTTGTCTCTCTGGGTTCAGGGAAATAATTCCAGATTATCTGCCTGCAATATACCCTGTTTGCGCAAATCTGACATCTCTGAATTTCAGCTATGCTAACATTACTGCGGATCAGCTTAAGCCAATTATAAGCAAGTGCCACAAGCTCCAGACTTTCTGGGTATGTAATCGATAGTTTGTTCTATAAGCtctttgaagaaattaggtCTTTGAAGTTTACCTTAGCTTTCATTATGCAGGTTCTTGATTCAATTTGTGATGAAGGACTTCAAGCAGTCGCTGCAACATGCAAGGACTTACGCGAGCTTCGTGTTTTCCCTGTTGATCCTCGGGAGGATAATGATGGCCCAGTTTCTGAAGTGGGACTCCAAGCTATATCTGAGGGTTGTCGGAAATTGCAATCTATTCTGTACTTTTGCCAGCGGATGACTAATGCAGCCGTCATAGCAATGTCCAAGAATTGTCCAGATCTTGTTGTTTTTCGGTTATGCATAATGGGGCGCCACAGGCCTGATCCTGTGACCGGTGAACCCATGGATGATGGGTTTGGAGCCATTGTTATGAATTGTAAGAAACTCACTCGCCTTGCCGTATCTGGTTTACTGACAGACAAAGCTTTTGACTACATTGGTCGACATGGGAAATTGGTACGCACCTTGTCAGTGGCTTTTGCTGGAGATAGTGACATGGCGCTGAAATATGTGCTTGAGGGCTGTCCACAGTTGCAGAAGCTTGAGATTAGAGATAGCCCATTTGGGGATGCGGCTCTGCGTTCTGGTTTGCATCACTACTACAACATGAGGTTCCTTTGGATGTCCTCATGCAGGCTAACGCGCCATGGTTGCCAGGAGATTGCTCGTGCTATGCCTCACCTAGTAGTTGAAGTGATTAGGTCTGCTGATGAGGAGGAGATGGATGATGTTGTTGGAACATTATACATGTATCGGTCTCTTGAAGGGCCAAGAACTGATGCACCAAAATTCGTCACCATCTTGTAGGTAAATGTGGTGCAGGAAGCTGTTTCAATTGTTCTCATGATAGATACAAAGCAAGTTTTAAACTGTTTCACGGGGAATATTGATACGGCAGGCATCTTTTATATAACTTCCGTGTTAAGGTTCCAGCAATCCAAACCAAGCAAAAGTTGAGTAAATAACTTGTGCTTCGGGCTTGGGCTGTTATATTGGCATTGAAATCAGATCCCCTGTGACGGAGAAGGTTCATTTTTGCATGGGTTCTTTTGAAGGACTTTGGATGAGGGGACTAGTGCAGGAAAAGGGATGTCGTTGTAAGTTATCGGACCATTAGATGTTCTAGCAGtactcatttaaattttatgtttccttttttgttttcgtATTCATTTGATCATAATTGAACGGAGGAGGGGGGTAATCGAACTATACGGTGGGGCAATGATACATGTTTTTCGGGGCCaaatagcttttaacctttGATGTAGAGATCAGACGGTTGTCAATGAATCAGAGTTTTAAAGGAGAGATGAAGATGGATGGATCTATTTTTCCATGCTTGCAGATTAAGAAGCATTTATCCACTCTGTAAAACATAGTCTGCTGTAATTTAAGCTTATAGGCTAAAGGTTTAGTGAAAGACATAAAATCCCAGGCTTGcacttctcttttctttctttttcaccttGTTTCAGATTTGTTGTGGCAGCACCCGACTGTtgaatttattatattgttGTGGTTAGCAATGTGAGAAAGGGTATTATGTATGGACCATAAACTTCAGCTagactgttttttttttcttttcgttttatttattataatataatccCTACTTTTCTCCCTCCTGAATGTGGAATGATTAAATGACAGGAAGGTCCATTAATTATGTGTGGAAAGTGTTGTTTAAGTACACATAGCAGGTCCCTCTCCACTATGTGGGGTTTCATGTTCCATCCACAAGAAATCCCATTTCTTAAGAAAAGGATTGATGGATGTAATGGTGGATGGTGGATGGTCATTATAGTTTCTCACTCTCCATTGGAGGCTGTGAAGTTTGGTCTAAACCCTTTTAAgttcattgaaaattttatcaatgaGGCTCTAATGGAGAGAGACACTGGTTGTGTGTGTGCTTTCTTAACTTTTGCATTATAGATTTTGGTATATCGAAAGTGGGACCGATGGtgttattgatgatttgttcacACCCCCTTTGATTTGCATTCTAAGCCAGCCATTGCCTTCTCTCTCTTATAATTAGGATTGAAACTCTTatctgtttttgtttgttgGTATTCGCCATGGCAGCGAGGATGGTGAATAAAAGCAAAGCTTATCATCGATGTGGGATCTGACTGTGCAAATTGAGTTTAAGTAATGGGAACCAAAGCTTTGGCTGATTGGCTCTGTTTCAATGAAAAATGGTAGCCTGAATCACCATTCCCATGGCAGCCTCTGCTTTTTCTTTTGCTCTTTGATTTGATCATATGCCTTTACACTttggccttttttttttaatgagcAACTATTACCAtgtcttaaaaaaaaaaacagtgatAATGATCTCATATTTAGGTCCAAGATTTTGCCAAACTCAGCTAATTTCATAAACTGCCCCATTTTGATGGACCTATTTCTCCTACTGGAACATATCTTATCTAACCCCATCATTTCAGTTTGATAGATTTTCCtttcaattaattgaatgaatggCCTTAATTTATAATAACTGCTTTCCCTGTTTTTGCTATGGCTTCCACATGCTCATGCTATCCCACATTATAATACTAATACTGCTGCATGCTTACCACCAAACTGATagcaacaaaaaagaaaaaataatgcTTTGCTTTCTCTGTGTATAAATAgtacaaacaattaaattagACTCCAAATTCCAAAATTCTTGTTTTCatatagaaaatgaaaagaagaagaagaagaaggagaaaaagAGTAAGCCAAGTAAAGCTCCTTTTTGGAGTGACAAAAAGTAAGGGTGCTTTGAACAGATTGGTGGTGGGATACCCAGCACCAGATGAATTCAATATTAgtatatgcatttaaaaaacttattattactactttttaaaatataataaaaaatgagtggATAAATGCAAGACCGTGACACAAGCGAAAACCCAGTTGGTGGGGTTTAAGCTAAGCGCATTCATGGCTGAACTAAGCACCATCAGCTCAACCACTAAAGTATGCTTTCTCTCTCTCTACTGCTGCACCACTTTTACTAAAATATCTTCCATCCCccacctttttttatttttaaattttttgttttgattattaataaatatatttaaagtaCAAAATCCCTTTTTAAATTGCACTATTTCCAGGATTGATCTTTGCTTTTTCCCATGGCCCCCAACTTGGAAGTGAACACTGAACAGTAAACACACATCCCACTTGTTTATTTCTTCACAAAATTTGTTCTTTAGTTAAGgatattgtaataataataaagcaacCTGTTTTTCTTTAACTTGAAATGTGTATGGTGTACATAAAATCACATAGGGACATTGAGTTTTTTGTCAAAGATAAAAGCAAAGCTTATAACATTAACATATATAGCCTTATTTATTTCACTTCCTAGAGCAGagttgtttttttaaaagaagaaagaaatatagATAAGAAAGATTTGAGAGTAGCTGGATATGAAATGTCAAAGATTTAGCAGTTCTAAAAATTCGATACGAAATTTCCCATCTCTATCTTTGAATCCATCTTTCAATATACTGTTACTGTTTGACAAAAACATGCACTCAACTCTCAACTCAACTCAAGCACTCCACCTCTTATTCCGTCTTTTATGGATCCAAAACACTATGAGAAATGTGCCCACCCTTTCTTTTGTTTACGACAAATCAAATATGCTTATGCATTTAGCTTTTACTGTATATGCCATgttaatgaaaatattcatcaaaGGAAGTAATGTTAATGCCAAAAAATGGGGTGAGGGTGGGGGACCTTTTAGATCAGCTGGTTTTTGTTACTGCTAAATGCACCCTTTGCTTCACTCCTTGTCTTTATGGTTTTTCTTGCAAGCCATGAGTCCTTATGATGTTTTATTGCTCTGTTATGGTTTTACTATAAGATTACAACAGTCTTGTATAGTTAAGTTTAAATGAAGGGGGGTGGGGACTGTAAGTGTTGGAAAACaaccttaaaaaaaagaaagaaagaagcgAGAGTCGTTAATTCTAGCTTTACCTATGCCTGAAAATGTATTTATCATGTAAGTTTGAACTAATTTTGCCCTCAGAGTTTGAATGGATAGGAAATATCCGGACTATTCAGTTCAGTGCATATGTTGGTATTATGAAAGCATATTTTAATGATTCTTTTCCTCCATTTCTTTCTAATTCATGGTAGTACTGGGGAAAAGTTGTGCATTCCATCTGGCTTGTGTTGGCTAAATGCTAAAGAAAACATAAAGTTGGTCTTGATAATCAACTCTTTGATAAGTTCAATTGTGTATTGGCAAAAAGAAATTCCTTTGTTATGCTTAGTGAGTGCGGGAGTCTTAGTTTACGGCAGCAAATGAGCATGATTAAAAAGCTCAAGCATGGGGTGCAGAATAACAAGGGAAACTGGACAAGATCCTCATGAACGATGGTCCAAACCATATTGCTCATGACATTCTTTCATGTGGTCCAAATTGTCCAATATGAAATTTTCTGGGACGGCTGAATAAATGTAGTTTTGCAAGGAGTACCTAACCGCAGTCAACAGTTCCCATAAACAGTGGAAAATCGTATGGAAAATAATGGTTCAGTTTTCAAATGCTATGGTAAGAACACTATTTCCATCCTTCTAAAGAGATCTTGCACTATTTCATTAATCCATGGTTTTAATGACTGATTATAAGTGCTTAACAACACCAGGAATAAAGTCTCTATATGAAGCATCCAACCTCCATAATGCCATGAATTGGCAAGTGTCAATCTTGTTTTCCTATCAGAATAAGTGTCCTTTATTAAGATTTGGCTTCTAAGTTGCACTGCTTCCAGAGCTGTCCCTCAGTAAAACATATATCTGTAAGGAGCTATGTATACTTCTGCTATATACAGAAGCTTTCAAACCCGGTTGCCAAATACACACCAGTACAACTAAGGAGAAAGATCAATTCAGTACATGAATTCTATAATGTCACCAGcctaaaacaaattatttagtTAACACCATGGCTTTGCTAAGAGATGAAACCATGTGGGATTGATTGATGTTGAGTTCATCCACCATAAGTATCATTTACCTACTGAAACAGCAACCAGGGCAAGTTAATTTTAAATCCTGAGCTCTCATGTCAGCACTCTGTAGTATCAGAAGGCTCTACAGAGGTTGTTAACCGTCAGATTAGATGAACACTGCTGCTCTATAGGTCTGGTGGGACTGCAAAGTCTGCTCCTCTTTGATTCAGAAATCCTCACATGGGAAATTGCCACAGCAAGCAAATCCACCACACCATTTTTATCTTGTTCCTCTGATTTGCAGCTAGAACTGAGGGATGTTAAGACTTGCTATGGAACCTAACTATGAGAAACACCATTAATCCTACTAATCATACTTGACTCAGATCCAGGAGAATTTGAAATTTGGATGGAAGGTCCTACTTGATTCTTCGACTTTGATTTGATGGATAATGTCTTCAATGAGCGCTTGGTGTAGAACAATATCCATGGATGTCCTGAAGTTAAGACAGCTCAGATGTCAGCAAATGAAGTCTAATGATTAAGCTTTTAAAGGAGCCCTAGGGTTAATCTCCTATTCAAGTCCTAAGACAAATTTGCAAGTTTATACCAGATAGGCTCAGAAATagataaaagaaacaaaaatggtccaaataaattgaaaaagaaaaacatgataAACGGCAGAAGGAATCCTAAGACAGAAAAATTcatgatgaaaataaatcaatggAACACTTTATACAATTAGCAAAGTTACATGATTTACTAAAGACCGCAAGGCTAAGTCGCaaatttccaaaaaatatatatcaaataattgtTTTAGTATTTAAGAAAGAGCAAGAACCTACTTAATCCTTCACCAGCAGTTATTCTTGATGATACGTCCCTGGTCAGCATTCTTGCCAGCAGATCGCGTGCAGGTTTAGATACAGATTCCCATATCCGCGAAAATCAAGCTTTACATTCTTGATGGCCTCAAATACGGCCCTCAAGGAGTCTCCTTGAAATGGAAGAACACCAACCAAAAGCACATGAAGGGGCACCCCTGCACTCAATATATCTACCTTCACAGAATAATTTCCTAATAGAACCTCAGGGGCAACATAAACCAGACTTCCAGCCAAACCAGACAAAACCTGACCAGTAGTAAATAGTAATTGTATTACACAAAAGCATCAGGCATATCTCATAAGGAGACAAGCAAATATTAAACAAACCTTTCCCGAGGCAATATGCTAATGCAAGCATCTTTTAGTATCATCAAATCTACTTATGCATAAATTTGCTAAAACAGTTAAGAATTAACAAACTAGAACATGAGAACATTTAAagtgaaatcaaataaaactaaTCTGTTTGACTTGTAATTCAATGATAACAATTGCATGCCCTTCCAAATTTATAGTTTCAAATGTTTCGGCAATTATGCTTTAATTTAGCTTCACAAATGGTGTGGTTTGATAGGCTCAAAGAAGAGCACGGTACCTCACATGCTCGGTAGCAAATCATAATACTGATGGTTGTAGAAACCTTTAATGCTTGAAATTTAGAtcatttgatataaatttaaacaattcaaaAGATAACATGTCCTTAATCCTTTTCTTCAGCAGCTTCAGTTGTTGACAGACCGAGACATGACTATAGAAAGATGTAGCAACTTAGATTCTCTTCATCAATACACAGACAGGAAAAGAAGTCTTATTGTCTCAACCAAAAACTTATTTCTCTCCCTCTCCCTCATGCATATAAGTGAAAGATGCCATACTTGATAAACATTGAGaacatacaaaatttaaatctcCATACATTGAGCATTGAGTTGCAAGATACTAAGTAAAGCAGGAACTTAATAGAATCAATAAAAAGTAAAGATAAGCATTCTTCAAAGCAGGTGCCAGATATTCACCATTGGAAATTCTCATGGCAAGACCGAAATCTGCCAACTTTATTTTTCCAGAAGTTGCAAGGAGAATATTTTCTAGCTTGATATCTCTATGCACAACTCCCATGTCATGACAGTACTTAATGACTAGCATCACATTCTTAAAAATATTGGCAGCAGGTTGCTCTGAATACGGACATTCTGTCATTTGATCAATCAAACAACCTCAAAAGCACAAATCTATTACGAGATAAAAGCAGTCCGGCTCCTCATACAGCACCTGCAAAGTCACAAACCCAGGATGACCAGATAAATGCTGCATTATCTCCACCTCTCTGTGAACTGTCTCTTCTCCCCTAAGCAAGGTTTTACAAGCAAACTCTACTCCACTAGTTCTAGACCTACACAACCAAATTGACCTGAATTTCCCCTGCTCGATCGTATTACCTTTAACATAATCATCCTGAACCTTTTTCGTCCCACTGATCCGTGTAATCACCTCAATGCAACCCATCTTCCTCTTAAGACCTCTACCTAGAGGCACCAATGAGGACGCACCGCAAGGCGGGCCAGTAGCAATGCCAGCGAGTCTACTTTTACATGAACCAACAGGAGGTGTATCCACATCTTCTTTGCACCTCTTCTTTATCCTTGAAAAATCTTCTAATGAAAAATGGGACCTAATATAATCACATGCCGAAGCAAATTTGTTGGTTACCTCCGGAGATGCATCAGTTTCACTTCctttcctcttctttctcaTCAAGTCAAGTATCCATTCAGAAAGAAACTAATCCAAAGTTGGACCTGGATGCATTTAAGTTTCCTAAAGATTACGATGAAAAATCCAGTTTTATTGGCAATCTCTTCTGCTTTAGTTTGCggtaaatgaatgaataaaataaaattatgggtCAAAATCAGTTCAAAGCCGAAGGATATAAACAGAAGCAAAATAAGGCAAGAAAACTTGATTCGCCAAGCCGCAAAAAGTTGCGAACTCTTGAAAACgaaatatttacttgaaaaagaaaatcgagAAACTAATATGATCTTGTTTGTTTTTCATGGATTCTCCCGGGGACCATATAGAAtccagatttaaaaaaaaaaaacccaacatttgttctattaatattcataaaagTTCAATCAAATGATAAACCAAATCAGAAGTTAGTAGTAAAGAACGAACCTTTAGACACAGTGAAAAATCTCCCAGATTCCAATAAGGGAGACCCCGGTTGATAATAAGTAGTTAAAAGACCGAAAACGAAGAAAGTATCAGCGACAATTAAGCGAGTAAGCAAAATCCGGGGATAGAATTTTGgagaatcaaataaaaaaacctagAAACGTCCAGGCTTGAGAGATTTGGAgggtgattttattttataacatgcagtaaaatattatttttcttttctttattctttaaataaattcatttaccTGCTTCTGAACCAGTCGGGTCCCATCCTGTTACCCATTTATCTGCTACTGTACCAGTCGGGTCTTACTCGGTCACCCTTTATGTGGCTTATTTTTACGTGCTGACGCAGTTAATGTTTGGAGCGTTCTAATTGGTTTACGTGACCCCGCTGTCAGTGTGCTTTTCAGTTTACATACGTGGCCCTATTGGTTGGACAAAAGCAGTTGGTTCCAGTCGTACGGGTTGCGTTGCGTTCCCGAGAATGGAATCGATAAaaggttatttatttattgctttatgaAATTTGGCTCCTAAATTAtctctgtttttttattttagtttttttttttaaaattggtacttaaattatcatttaatttttttagatggTGTTAAAAAAATCCAGTCGCCGTATGATGCTAATAAGAAAGTGCGATATGACACATCTAATCAATCATAATATTAAGTaacaattaagttttaaaataaaaatatttaatttaaacttaaattaaaaaaagcacCTTTAACTTTGACTCACTATTGATAATATTGACTATCGTTGACCGACATTGATCGATATTTACCATCGTAGACCATCCACACGacgttatatatgtatattatattaattaaaaatattaaaaaatcagatataatatataaaaatttaaattttttaaaaagttaaagaaattttaataattcttttataggaatctaaaaatataaatataaatataaattttaaaattcaaaataataaaaatattataaaaataaaaagtatttaaatttaaaaatgcaaaaaattttaattttcaaaatatgtattttagaaaaaatcataaattttatttttcaaaacttcaaaataaaaaaattaaaaatatatctaaattcaaaacaatttaagtgtttttttctttaatatctatttggaattttaagttttcttgtcGCAAATTTTTAGAATgtaatacttttttaaaattttttaaattttaatcaaaataatatatataatattattaacaaaAGATAAGTGACGTGGTTTAATAGCATGGAATCAAGGCCAACGCTAGTCAATGGTGTGAAAGTCAaaggtgattttttaaatttaaatttaatgttttaatttaaatagaCTTAATTATCACGTGAGACATTTTGACCGGTTAGATGTGCCAAATGACAGATCCTGATTGAAAGCacgtgatttttttaatatcattgAAAAAAGGCTCCTTCGGGTAATAGTAtgataatttaaataccaatttgAGACAAACAAAATTTAGGTATCAAAGTGACTAAACAGGCATAGTTTGGGGGGCAAATTTAGCATTAAGccaaaatattttgttactgaCCTTTTTAAAGCCCAGCCCGATTATTTACTACATTTTTTAGGGTTGTGTCTTAATTTTGTTTGCCATGTTTATATCTTTCGCTTTAGCTACTGCCacttcttcttcctcctttaTATTCTGTTCTGCTACAAAATGAGATTGTTTGATGC
This sequence is a window from Gossypium raimondii isolate GPD5lz chromosome 5, ASM2569854v1, whole genome shotgun sequence. Protein-coding genes within it:
- the LOC105769495 gene encoding transport inhibitor response 1-like protein codes for the protein MSEDDERQQSPPSDLEFVSNKARNCNATGSGSGHPEFQSTYPDQVLENVLENVLHFLTSRRDRNAASLVCKSWYRVEALTRSELFIGNCYAVSPGRATARFTRVKALHLKGKPRFADFNLMPPDWGAHFNPWALAMAKAYPWLEKVHLKRMSVTDDDLATLAELFLGFKELVLVCCDGFGTSGLAIFVSKCRQLKVLDLIESEVSDDETDWISCFPEGESNLESLIFDCVECHINFEALDRLVARSPSLKKLKLNRYVSIGQLYRLMVRAPQLTHLGTGSFSPSDIAGQGDQEPDYVAAFAACRSLVCLSGFREIIPDYLPAIYPVCANLTSLNFSYANITADQLKPIISKCHKLQTFWVLDSICDEGLQAVAATCKDLRELRVFPVDPREDNDGPVSEVGLQAISEGCRKLQSILYFCQRMTNAAVIAMSKNCPDLVVFRLCIMGRHRPDPVTGEPMDDGFGAIVMNCKKLTRLAVSGLLTDKAFDYIGRHGKLVRTLSVAFAGDSDMALKYVLEGCPQLQKLEIRDSPFGDAALRSGLHHYYNMRFLWMSSCRLTRHGCQEIARAMPHLVVEVIRSADEEEMDDVVGTLYMYRSLEGPRTDAPKFVTIL
- the LOC105770441 gene encoding serine/threonine-protein kinase PEPKR2-like, whose product is MRKKRKGSETDASPEVTNKFASACDYIRSHFSLEDFSRIKKRCKEDVDTPPVGSCKSRLAGIATGPPCGASSLVPLGRGLKRKMGCIEVITRISGTKKVQDDYVKGNTIEQGKFRSIWLCRSRTSGVEFACKTLLRGEETVHREVEIMQHLSGHPGFVTLQVLYEEPDCFYLVIDLCF